The genomic stretch GGTCCGGGCCGCTGATCACGGTTTCGCATTGGAACCCGGCGGCGGTCAGGCGTTCGATCAGCACGTCCTGGCAGCCCTTGTCTTCGGGCGTGACGGAGCGGCGGCGGATCAGGTCTTCAGTGAGGGCAAGCGTGGGCTGCATGACGGTGACGATGTTGTCGTTATTGTTAGAAGAGGGCGGCGTACTGGTCCGCCGAAAAACCGACGTTGACGCTCTTGCCGTGCACCAGCACCGGCCGCTTGATCAACGACGGGTTGGCCTGCATCAGCGCGATGGCGCCAGCCTCGTCTTCAGCGCGGGCCTTGTCGGCGTCAGACAGGGCGCGCCACGTGGTGCCCTTGCGGTTGAGCAGCGTGGCGAGCGGCACATGCTTGAGCCAGCCGGCCAGCATGTCGGCGCTCACGCCTTGCTTCTTGAAATCGTGAAAGGTGTAGGCGACGCCGTTCGATTCGAGCCACGTGCGGGCCTTCTTCACGGTGTCGCAATTGGGGATGCCATGCAGGGTCGTCATGGTGGGATTCGCAATCAATGTCGAAAGGCTTGCAGGGCGAAGGAGAGGGCGGCAACGGCCACTGCAAAACCGATGGACGCCAGCCAAGTCATGCGCCTGAGGCGGCGCTCCAGCCGCGCGGCTTCATCGCGCAACGCGTCGATGGTGATGGCGTGCTGTTCGGCCAGCAGCTTGACCGATTCAGCCTGCTGCAGGATCGCCGCTTCCAGCTCGGCAATCCGTGTATTCGGGTCGGGCGCGGCGCCTTCTGCGCGGGACGGTTCGGTGCCGGTTTTCTTGCGGTTCTTGAACTTGTCGATGGTCTTGTTTGCCTGCTCCAGGATAGTGGGCAGCAAAGACAAGACAGTACCGATGGTGTTTGGATCAAGACCCATGATGCGTTGGCGCAGCTTGCCGAAGCGGGTGCCGGCGGCATTGCGTTCGGACATGGCTGCGTTTGAGGTGGTTGGCATGCCCGCAAGACTAGCAGGCATGCCTTGCGCCGGTGCTTAATCGCCGCGCAGCAGCTCGTTCAGGCCAACCTTGGCGCGCGTCTTCGCGTCGACCTTCTTGACGATCACGGCGCAGTACAGGCTGTGCGAGCCGTCCTTCGACGGCAGGTTGCCCGCCACCACCACCGAGCCCGCCGGGATGCGGCCGTAGCTGACTTCACCGGTTTCGCGGTCGTAGATCTTGGTCGACTGGCCCAGGTACACGCCCATCGAGATCACCGAGTTTTCTTCAACGATCACGCCTTCCACGACTTCCGAGCGGGCACCGATGAAGCAGTTGTCTTCGATGATGACCGGGTTGGCCTGCAGCGGCTCCAGCACGCCGCCGATGCCCACACCGCCCGACAGGTGGACGTTCTTGCCGATCTGTGCGCACGAACCGACGGTGGCCCAGGTGTCGACCATCGTGCCTTCGTCAACGTAAGCGCCGATGTTCACGTACGACGGCATCAGCACGGCGTTCTTGGCGATGAACGAGCCACGGCGCGCCACCGCGGGCGGCACCACGCGGAAGCCGCCCGCGGCGAAGTCTTCTGCCGTGTAGTCGGCGAACTTGCTCGGCACCTTGTCGTAGAACTGCGTGAAGCCGCCGGCAGCCATCGGTGCGTTATCTTCCAGGCGGAACGACAGCAGCACGGCCTTCTTGATCCACTGATTGACGATCCACTCGCCGTCCTTCTTCTCGGCCACACGCAGCGCGCCACGATCAAGTTGCCCGATCACGTTGGCGACGGCT from Ralstonia pickettii encodes the following:
- a CDS encoding arsenate reductase; the protein is MTTLHGIPNCDTVKKARTWLESNGVAYTFHDFKKQGVSADMLAGWLKHVPLATLLNRKGTTWRALSDADKARAEDEAGAIALMQANPSLIKRPVLVHGKSVNVGFSADQYAALF
- the dapD gene encoding 2,3,4,5-tetrahydropyridine-2,6-dicarboxylate N-succinyltransferase produces the protein MTQQLQSLIDQAWEDRANLSPKSAPADIREAVANVIGQLDRGALRVAEKKDGEWIVNQWIKKAVLLSFRLEDNAPMAAGGFTQFYDKVPSKFADYTAEDFAAGGFRVVPPAVARRGSFIAKNAVLMPSYVNIGAYVDEGTMVDTWATVGSCAQIGKNVHLSGGVGIGGVLEPLQANPVIIEDNCFIGARSEVVEGVIVEENSVISMGVYLGQSTKIYDRETGEVSYGRIPAGSVVVAGNLPSKDGSHSLYCAVIVKKVDAKTRAKVGLNELLRGD